Genomic window (Spirosoma sp. KCTC 42546):
TTGTGCGCCCCGCAGTATTCATGTCATGGTCGAAAAACCACTGGCTACGACCTTTGCCGATGCAAAACAGATGGCTGCGCTGGCAAAAAAACACAATATTCAACTCCTGACGAACTACGAGACCACCTGGTACGGCAGCAATCATAAAGCCTATGCGATTACCAATACCGACAAGTCAATTGGCGATGTACGGAAGATTGTTGTGCATGACGGGCACGAAGGGCCCAAAGAAATTGGCGTAAGCAATGAATTCCTGAGTTGGCTCACCGATCCGGTTACCAATGGAGCCGGGGCCTTATTCGATTTTGGCTGCTATGGAGCCAATCTCTCAACCTGGCTTATGCATAATGAGCGGCCGATTTCGGTAATGGCCGTAACCCAGCAAATCAAGCCTGACATTTATCCAAAAGTGGACGACGAAGGAACAATCATTCTAACGTATCCGAAAACGCAGACCATCATTCAGGGATCGTGGAACTGGCCATTTGGTCGTAAGGATATGGAAGTGTACGGTCAAACGGGGTATGTATTTACGGTAGATGGTTCGCGTATGCGCATACGCCTTAAGGGTGATAAAAGTGAAAAAGCGGCTGAAGCTCCGCAAACCGAGGCTCCTGCTACTGACCCATTTGCCTACTTTGCCAGACTGCTACACGGCGAAACTAAACCCGATGAATTAACGTCATTAGAAAATAATATCATCGTCATGGAGATTCTGGACGCTGCCCGGCAGTCGGCCAAAACCGGCAAGGCGGTAAACTTAAAATAGTCATTTGCTATGCGTCATCCAATGGTCATTCGCTATACGTCATTTGACAATTAATGACTAATGATGACAACTTAATGACAATAAATGACCACCACAATATGATTGCCGAACCAACTTACACTCTCGAAAGCCTGACCGAACAACTGAACGGTCTGAGTAATGTCGAAGCGCTTCGGACGCTGGCTGAATTATTTCCCGGTGAGGTCGTTTTTTCGACCAGCCTGGGCTACGAAGATCAGGTTATCACCGACTTAATCCTGGCGAATAATATACCAATCAAGATTTTTACACTCGATACGGGTCGGATGTTTTCCGAAACCTATTCGGTCTGGAAAAAAACCAACGATCGGTACGGTGCCAAAATTGAAGCGTATTTTCCTGATGCGCAGGCCATTGAAAAACTGATGACCACCAAAGGTCCATACAGTTTCTATGATTCCGTTGAAAACCGGAAAGAATGTTGCGGCATTCGAAAGGTTGAGCCGCTCAATCGGGCACTGAAGGGTCAGAAAATCTGGATCACGGGCATCCGCGCTGAGCAGTCGGCCAATCGCCAGAGCATGCCCCAACTTGAGCGGGATGACGCTCACGATCTCTTTAAATTTCACCCCTTAATGGACTGGACATTCGAAGAGGTAAAACAGTATATAAAAGACCATCACGTACCCTACAATCCGCTCCACGATCGCGGCTTTGTAAGCATTGGTTGCCAGCCCTGCACGCGTGCCATTCAGGAAGGCGAAGATTTCCGGGCCGGGCGCTGGTGGTGGGAAGACAACTCCAAGAAGGAGTGCGGTTTGCATAGCCGCGAGGAAGCCTTTAAAGCGTAAATTAGTCGTCATTTACTTCGTGTCATTATTGGTCATTCAGTAATCATTTTTTGTTTTAAAGCTCTATAATAAAATGACTATTGAATGCCAATGAATGGCTGCCAAATGACGATAATAATATGGGACTAAACGATTTGCAGATTTACCAGTTGGCGATGACCCTAGGAGAGCAAGTTTGGTTCGTGGTAAATAAGTGGGATTACTTTGCAAAAGATACTGTTGGAAAACAGGTAGTCCG
Coding sequences:
- a CDS encoding Gfo/Idh/MocA family protein, which produces MFLRPAFYSILLLLAHLASAQSPKKPLRVGIAGMAHDHVHGILNKAFRQAGQTDIEIVGIAEPNRALAERLAKQHGFSMSLVYPTVAEMLDKTKPEAVTDFGPIVDHKKTVAICAPRSIHVMVEKPLATTFADAKQMAALAKKHNIQLLTNYETTWYGSNHKAYAITNTDKSIGDVRKIVVHDGHEGPKEIGVSNEFLSWLTDPVTNGAGALFDFGCYGANLSTWLMHNERPISVMAVTQQIKPDIYPKVDDEGTIILTYPKTQTIIQGSWNWPFGRKDMEVYGQTGYVFTVDGSRMRIRLKGDKSEKAAEAPQTEAPATDPFAYFARLLHGETKPDELTSLENNIIVMEILDAARQSAKTGKAVNLK
- a CDS encoding phosphoadenylyl-sulfate reductase — translated: MIAEPTYTLESLTEQLNGLSNVEALRTLAELFPGEVVFSTSLGYEDQVITDLILANNIPIKIFTLDTGRMFSETYSVWKKTNDRYGAKIEAYFPDAQAIEKLMTTKGPYSFYDSVENRKECCGIRKVEPLNRALKGQKIWITGIRAEQSANRQSMPQLERDDAHDLFKFHPLMDWTFEEVKQYIKDHHVPYNPLHDRGFVSIGCQPCTRAIQEGEDFRAGRWWWEDNSKKECGLHSREEAFKA